One Eurosta solidaginis isolate ZX-2024a chromosome 5, ASM4086904v1, whole genome shotgun sequence DNA segment encodes these proteins:
- the Ilk gene encoding integrin-linked protein kinase, producing the protein MEDIFHWCREGNSIQVRLWLEDTGNDMNLGDDHGFSPLHWCAKEGHTKLVETLIQRGARVNATNMGDDIPLHLAAAHGHRDIVQMLIRERSDVNAVNEHGNTPLHYACFWGYDMICEDLVNAGSLVSIANKDNDTPLDKAKPGLSKRLHDLAERNGHDIKKISFKEQAWLGTKTRSRDATLSRFKGINLGELDLHTKIAVTPSGETWRGRWQKNDVIAKILAVRHCTARISRDFDEEFPKLRIFSHPNILPIIGACNQPPNLITISQFMTRGSLFNLIHRASGIVVDTAQAVRCALDIARGMAYLHSLERIIPTYHLNSHHVMIDDDLTARINMGDAKFSFQEKGRIYQPAWMSPEALQRKQADRNWEACDMWSFAIILWELTTREVPFAEWSPMECGMKIALEGLRVKIPPGTSPHMAKLITICMNEDAGKRPKFDMVIPILDKMKR; encoded by the exons ATGGAGGATATATTTCATTGGTGCCGTGAAGGAAATTCGATACAAGTGCGCCTATGGCTGGAAGATACGGGCAATGATATGAATTTGGG TGATGATCACGGCTTCAGTCCTCTTCATTGGTGTGCCAAGGAAGGACACACGAAATTGGTTGAAACTTTAATACAACGTGGAGCACGTGTAAATGCCACAAATATGGGCGATGATATTCCACTACATCTTGCCGCTGCGCATGGGCATCGCGATATAGTACAGATG CTTATACGTGAACGTTCTGATGTTAATGCTGTCAATGAACATGGCAATACACCACTTCACTATGCCTGCTTTTGGGGTTACGATATGATTTGCGAAGATCTAGTCAATGCTGGTTCCCTCGTATCAATAGCCAACAAGGATAACGATACACCACTGGATAAAGCAAAACCTGGTTTATCAAAACGTCTACACGATTTAGCTGAACGTAATGGTCATGATATTAAGAAAATAAGTTTTAAAGAACAAGCTTGGTTGGGTACGAAGACACGTTCTAGGGATGCAACATTATCGCGTTTCAAAGGAATTAATTTGGGTGAATTAGATTTGCATACGAAAATTGCTGTTACACCATCGGGTGAGACATGGCGTGGACGTTGGCAAAAGAATGATGTTATTGCAAAG ATTTTGGCAGTGCGTCATTGTACAGCACGTATATCACGTGATTTCGATGAGGAATTTCCCAAATTGCGTATATTCTCTCATCCTAATATTTTGCCAATAATTGGAGCATGCAATCAACCGCCAAATCTAATAACTATTAGTCAA tttatgACACGTGGTTCGCTGTTCAATTTGATTCATCGCGCTTCTGGTATTGTTGTGGACACAGCGCAAGCGGTGCGTTGCGCATTGGATATAGCGCGTGGCATGGCCTATTTACACTCCTTAGAGCGCATCATACCAACCTATCATCTGAATAGCCATCACGTCATG ATCGATGATGATCTAACAGCGCGAATCAATATGGGCGATGCAAAATTCTCATTTCAAGAGAAAGGACGCATTTATCAACCAGCTTGGATGTCACCGGAAGCATTGCAACGTAAACAGGCGGATAGAAATTGGGAAGCATGCGATATGTGGagttttgcaataattttatggGAATTGACAACACGCGAAGTGCCTTTTGCCGAATGGTCGCCCATGGAATGTGGCATGAAAATTGCTCTAGAAGGTTTGCGTGTTAAAATACCACCAGGCACATCGCCGCACATGGCTAAACTGATAACAATTTGTATGAATGAAGATGCAGGCAAACGACCGAAATTCGATATGGTTATACCGATTTTAGATAAAATGAAGCGATAA